ctagcgccttggctttggtttcatgtttgtgtttgggcggtcggcctgctgccagatgttgatggcggattgggtttcgatggtctctccctcggggggggggatcaggtttgagctggttgaccgacatgcccccaccgcttgggtgatcgatcatgtggatcatcgggcgacgtaccggggaagggtcatggaggaccgtactgacgagcgtggacgtctgacgaagggagttctatgacgcatggagctgagcttcaacctgccgccttcagttcgctttGGACTTGGACTCTGACTCTGACACTGATGTCGACTACTACGTCgggagcgacgaggaggaggaggaggagctttgagcggtactgggagggtaggtttaggcaggcgtcatattttgtgtagagctctgattcgttttgcttttgggacagggtaggttcccgacgcatggctttttgtgtggttctcttactgagggatcacagtgagtcagtcggactgtaggggtggtcttttcttaggccgccgactttctcttggaggaTTGTATTTATAACTTTATCACTCACGTTCTGgatttgtatatattttcctacgggcacactactttggagtcactgtgagtgcgcgtgacgtgggagtgcagctgaggctgtacatgtttatatatgttgtacatcagttagtttagtttgctgggtcatgtctttatttttctatcgctttattaaaaaaaaatacctgttttccgcgtaaagtttatttatgagttactaaagtgacacctggaaatcggggtgttacatatagGATCTGAGAAGCAATCATATGTGGAGGGAGGAGGTGTAGTCATGGTGGCAAAGGGaaaattagtctcataaaaAATGACATGTCAAGAGATAATGATTTTTCTGTGCGACAAATCAAAACACTTATAACCTCTGTGATGAAGTGGGTACCCTAGGAAGACACACGGGGATGAGCGTGGTTATAATTTGTTAAGGGTAGTGGAGGGAACCAGAGGGTAACAAAGACAACCTAAGACGCGGAGATGTGTGTAAGACGGGTCACGACGATACAGAAGTTGAGTGGGAGAGAGATTAGACAGAGCTTTCCGGGGAATGATATTAAGCAGATAGGTAGCCATTTGAAGAGCATGATGCCAAAAAGACGGAGGAACAGACGCATGAGCGAGAAGAGTGTGAATCATGTTATTAATGGTGCGTATTTTGCGCTCCGTCTTGCCATTTTGAGATGAGGTATGTGGGCAGGAGAAGCGAAAAACAAGACCATTAGCAGCACAATAAGCATGAAAAGATTTATTGTCAAATTCCCGTCCATTATCACATTGGAGACATTTTACGGTTTGAGAAAAGTGCGTGCGAATTTGATTGGACAGAGAGGTGAACATTTCAAAAACCGGAGATTTATGACTTAAAGGAAACGTCCACAAGAAATCCgtaaaatcatctaaaaacAGGACATAATATCGATGACCAACGGAAGATAAAACAGGCGAAGTCCATAAATCACTGTGTAAAATGTCAAAAGGCATCACAGTAACATTATTAGAGGAAACAAAAGGCAACCTAACATGTTTGCCAAAAACACAAGACTCACAAACGGTGCTAGAATTCAAATGCTCATAACTAATAAACTTATTACTACAAAGAGACTGCAATGCGGAAGAACCGGGATGACCAAGACGGTTGTGCCAGAGACTCTGAGCTAGACCAGCAAATGGAAAGGACATAGTGACTGGGTATAGGTCGCCAGAACTATTACATCTCATGAGTGGAATCCCCGTCATAAAATCATTAACCGAGAAGCCATATGGgtcaaaacaaacagaaacattgttatcagtagtgagttgtcgcacagaaatcAAGTTTTTAACAATTTGTGGTGTGTGCAAGACATGGGAAAGGGTTAAAGGCTTGTGTTTATGGGAGGTGGGGAGGGTGGTGTGTCCAGAACCCTGAATTGGAATACCCTGTCCGCTACCAACATACAATTTCTGATTAAGATGacttaaattagaataagacgtgagaTTACCTTGCGATGCTGCTACATGAGATGATGCTCCAGTGTCCATGTACCAGGTGCGGTCCGGAGGAGAAAGCATCATGGTGTGCATGGCAGTGGCAATGTCAGTGGGCACGGGTGAGGCCGAAGCAGCATAAGCCTGAGGAGGCGGGCCCAGAATGCCGGGCTGCCGAGGAGGAGCAGAGGGACGAGTCCACTGAGATGTAGGGGACGGACACGAGGGCATGGCCCATGGAGGTGGGGCCCATCCTCAATGTTGGTACGGGAAGTAGTGCGGCTGAGGTGGCATCGGAGGAGTGCCCTGAGAGATGCCACTGCGGGATCCACCACCGTTGCCACGATTCCCACCACGACCCTTAGAGTTGTGGGATCGAGAACGGTTGGAGGAccgacgatcagagctctaagAAGAGACATCAGAAGGACGCGACTGAGTAGCAACATAGGCAGCAGGAGGCTCAACAAGTTTCATCTTAGCCATATCGGCTTCCTCCAAGGTAAGCATGGAGCGAGCATGATGAAAGGAGGGGAGCGGATTGCTCTAGCGAATCAAAGTGGCAACACCCCTGTAAGCATCAGTGAGGCCGGAGATAAGCTTCAAAACCAGACGATGATCGGTCACCCAAGCACCGACATCACTGAGCTGGTCAAAAAGCGTCTTCAGACGCTGACAGTAGGCGGCGACGGACGGAAATGCCTCCATGCGAACAGTAGAGAACTCCTGCTCCAGGGTGACAGCACGAGCATTCTGATTATCATGAAAGAGATCAGCCAAACGCGTCCAAGCCGAGAAAGCAGTGGAGCCAGGCTCCATGATGGTAGACATCAGGTCATCAGATATGGTGGAATAAATCCACTGAAGGACCGTGGCATCCAAAGTGGCCCACTGCTCATAAGTAGGGTCAGTGACTGGCGGAGGAGGCTTGTCCGCAGTAGGGACAATGTGATGCAGAACCCGGTGGGGACGAGCATGAATGCAGAAAAGCTCCGCCCAAGTGCCATAGCGCTCAGTCTCCATGGCAAGCATAATAGGAATATTATTCCTAATGTTCGAAACAGCAAGTGCCGGGTGAAACTCAGGCTTGGCCGGCAGGGCAGGAGGAGCCACCTGGGTGATCACTGTAGGAGTGGTGACGGTCACGGGGGTGCTGTCCGATGAGGCTGGAAAAGACATGACGGTAAGGAGAAGAGGCCGAGAGTgaaggaaaataattaaaaaaaaataggagCGCGTGCTGGTCTAGGCTGAACCGGGTTGGGTGAACCGGATTGGTTCACTAATGTGCTGAACCGGACAGCAAGCAAGAAAACAGAACGTGTGCAGTTCTGGAAGAAGAATGCTGCACAGATCTGGAACGGTGCAGAGAGGAGGGGAGCGGTGGAGAACAAGGGAAGCAGCAGGGGAGATAAAACGCGAAGGCTGTGGGCCTGTCGCGTGGAGGAGGGAAGGTGAGGAGGTGCGGCGAAGGCAGTGGGCCTAGCGCACGCGGAGATGCACAGTTGCAGCGGCGGGGCTTGGAGAGGAAAGCACAGTGGCAGCTAGTGCAGGACAGCGGTGGCAGTGCAAAGAGAAAGAGCACGGCGACGGCTGAAGCGGAAAGAGGAGGGTAGGATCTTTAGAAAgctgataccatgtaagataGTAGGGTAAATTCAATCGGTGATTTTCTCATTCATTAGAATGGGTATAAATATACAAAGCATATGACCAAAGTCAACTGATAAATATATGAGACTAATTAACCTAATTACAGGAGAACAATTAGCTTAATTACAGGAGAATAATTCCTATTCTATCAGAAATCACCACTAAAATCACTGCTGGTCAAGTCAAGGACTAGCCTGTCAAAGGTTTGTTGTCTTCTGCACATTtaagtgtgaagtatgctattttgaATCGCATTGGTGCTGCAAATTGGGTCCCCACTAAACACACTTCAAATGTCTCTTCTGGTTTGGAAAAATTGATTTATCTGATTGGCACAAAAGCCAAATTTGATTTTGGAGCTTATGTCTTTGATCAAACCATGAAGGATGCTGAAACCATTGCTGTCAAGCTCCCTATTGGTTTTCCATCTTTAATCTGTGAAATTATTTTGAGTCAACATCCTCAGATTGTCACTGTTGATGAGTCTCCTAGCAAGAAGGATAGTCCTCTTACTGTAGATTACACGTTGTTTGCTGGAACTCATGTCCCTGACATTGCTGGCTTGGTTGAGATGACTCAGGGGGAGGGTCCATCTTTTCAGAAGGCTTCTGGATCCATTCTTGATGAGCTTATGGAAGTGTGCATGGTGCTgcttttgatgatgatgattctgatagttcttagtttttcttttcttcattcgATATGGTTGATCTGTGGTGAAGATTATGTTGGCTTTGTTTTGTATTGAATGTTCAGATGTTCAAATCAAAATGTTGTTCATGTCTTATTCTGATTTGGTAGCTTCTTCTTGAGTATGGTTGTTTCTGCTGCAAGGAAGTAAGTTGTCTTTGTGTGTGCTATCTATTGCGGTTTTTGTTGCTGTTGGCTGTGTATTGGTAGCATGATCTGGCCTGTTTATGTTTCAGCCAAAATTTTCCAAAGGGCGAGATTGTTGTTCTTATGATTGGCTGTATTTTGCTCAAAACATATGGTAGTTCGAGAACCTGTAGCTGAACAACATTTGTGTCTGATGTGCGACCAATGGTTCCAACCTTTGGAGCAACATGTGTTAGTTGTACTTTTTGGTGTTCTAATCTCTGGAACAGTTTTGGGAGTATGGTTGTTGTATGTTCGTTCAGAAGACTTGATTGATGTTGTGCGTTTTATGCCATGAGTATCTTATGAAgatttgtttgttttaatcttgttGGAACAACAAGATTGGTAACGTGTGAACCAAGTCAACTTTGAGATATGATTCCATTTTACTTTGTTCTGTTTTTAattctggtaagatttgatttcatgaagattctttccagaagtcGTTTTGTGGACTCGGTGACGTTCAGCCCATTTAAGATTCAAGCATGAAGTGAACGTCTATAAAAAGAGACTTCTAAACCCTAGCTGGGCACGAATTCTAATCAAGAGAGTTTtgagattttagggtttttattGTGAGTCCTATTTTGAGTATTGTAATAGCTTAGTGCTTCCATTACCATCGCAAGTACTAAGttgatttgtttagttgagtgtTAGTCTCATCAAACTTGTTATTGCTTTTGACAAGTGAAATCACtgaggcagtgattgagagaaagataGAGgaggttctcatacttagggagAGACTTAAGTATTAAACCACTGGTAGAAATAGGTAGAAAGGCATAGAACTGAGATTATTCTTTGTAGACCTTTTGTACTTACTTATCTATTATAGTGTATTATCTTTCTCGGCCTGaagccctccagacgtaggtcatgttgcaccgaactgggttaacaactctaTGTGTTCATTTATTTGATTGTTGTGTTTGAATTACTTATCACGATAAAAagaactctgattgttgatttaTTGTCGAacacattgttgcaacattgtgcatcacatctgtcctaggtgaatacgaatttcacAAACTTTTATCTGTGAAATTGTTTTCGTTCACGTTCCTGCTTGTCCCGTTCTCATTTCCAGTTCTGCTGCTTGTCTCAGAATTTCTTTCTCGTTCTCGTTCCTTATATGCATATGGTCTACGCATACTGAATTTTTTTAATCGATGTCTTTGGCATTGGCTTACTCCCTTTTTTCTCATGAATCTAAGAAAACTCCAACAAATGCAATAGCAACTCCAAGTAATCCTTTTACGTATTTCAGTAGGATTTTTTAATGGAGcctttttcaattgcttgttcCTGGGTTCTCCTTACTTTATAGTTTATTCAATA
This is a stretch of genomic DNA from Lotus japonicus ecotype B-129 chromosome 1, LjGifu_v1.2. It encodes these proteins:
- the LOC130737967 gene encoding uncharacterized protein LOC130737967, giving the protein MSFPASSDSTPVTVTTPTVITQVAPPALPAKPEFHPALAVSNIRNNIPIMLAMETERYGTWAELFCIHARPHRVLHHIVPTADKPPPPVTDPTYEQWATLDATVLQWIYSTISDDLMSTIMEPGSTAFSAWTRLADLFHDNQNARAVTLEQEFSTVRMEAFPSVAAYCQRLKTLFDQLSDVGAWVTDHRLVLKLISGLTDAYRGVATLIR